One window from the genome of Pieris napi chromosome 12, ilPieNapi1.2, whole genome shotgun sequence encodes:
- the LOC125054349 gene encoding NAD(+) hydrolase sarm1 isoform X6 — protein MVVTRVENMASYTTYTGKPKIFFPKKIPESGLDGNNTLKHNGSAKDLASVMENLKKTSLVSRQNQTLNTQVSSSSKQQMVSSSTSSSAASSQRVQSSSQRASSIKSDLSELKSSISEMKTLSNTAALNFGQRLRSSMENIVDQDDIKERHIPDIREMGDIGDMGDMTDLAGDGPLVTFPESDTPPPDKPCLLAPASATIASLGSSAANELKYSAARSSSASSTRVITDGFSASKSAANSSRMRRLQHGDMQYAEHSATGASHRLLQAEGLTAEQNAAYLQEKRSLQAGEVTAQEANNMSATSSRLHTEAFSAEKKATASSQARQTVTSSGMFSHKESSSHSNMTILSKNLTTKSMLLSSQMSQLLNGTIKPGDEDLTDLTFEDLDKLNANSNEKDVNSAIQKYSHRMNAFIAAIKNNQMDMKSAGVHFNKLNEMLRRAWAVPTYGHELGYTLCNALRTSGGLDILMENCLESDNPDLQFSSAKLLEQCLTTENRAHVVENGLEKVVNVACACTKQANADHSRIGTGILEHLFKHSEGTCGDVIKLGGLDAVLFECRKNDIETLRHCATALANLSLYGGADNQEAMIKRKVPMWLFPLAFHHDDNIKYYACLAIAVLVANKEIEAAVLKSGTLDLVEPFVTSHNPSEFARSNLAHAHGQSKNWLQRLVPVLSSKREEARNLAAFHFCMEAGIKKQQGNTEIFKEIGAIESLKKVASCPNAVASKYAAQALRLIGEEVPHKLSQQVPLWSIEDVREWVKQIGFSEYATNFYESRVDGDLLLQITEENLKEDIGLHNGIKRKRFTRELQQLKKMADYSSRDTGNLNDFLQGIGLEYTIYTYSMLNAGVDKESIRGLSDEQLEKECHILNSIHRLRILNAIRAYESRLPIKGEENLEKNLDVFVSYRRSNGSQLASLLKVHLQVRGFTVFIDVERLEAGKFDNNLLQSIKQAKHFLLVLTPNALDRCKHDNEQKDWVHREIVAALQSQCNIVPIIDNFEWPEPEELPEDMRAVCHFNGVRWIHDYQDACVEKLESFLRGKSNLANRLESLRPAAVSALPRGPSYQRMHSTESRSSDKAD, from the exons AGCAG ATGGTGTCTAGTTCTACATCGAGCAGCGCGGCCTCGAGCCAGCGCGTTCAAAGTTCATCTCAAAGGGCCAGCTCCATCAAATCCGACTTATCCGAACTAAAGAGCTCCATATCAGAAATGAAGACCCTGAGCAACACGGCAGCTTTAAATTTTGGACAAAG ATTGAGAAGTTCAATGGAGAATATTGTCGACCAGGACGATATAAAAGAGAGACACATCCCAGATATCCGGGAGATGGGGGATATCGGTGACATGGGTGACATGACGGACCTCGCGGGGGACGGTCCTCTAGTGACCTTTCCCGAGTCGGACACCCCGCCTCCCGATAAGCCATGTTTGTTGGCTCCCGCGTCTGCTACGATAGCGTCCTTAGGATCGAGTGCAGCGAACGAATTGAAGTACAGCGCGGCTCGGTCCAGCTCGGCGTCTTCGACGAGAGTGATTACCGACGGATTCAGTGCATCAAAATCGGCGGCGAACAGCTCGCGGATGAGGCGGCTGCAGCATGGGGACATGCAGTACGCAGAACACAGTGCGACTGGCGCCTCACACAGACTGTTGCAGGCGGAAGGGTTAACGGCGGAGCAGAACGCCGCTTATCTCCAG GAAAAGCGATCTTTGCAAGCCGGAGAAGTGACGGCTCAAGAGGCGAACAACATGTCCGCGACGAGTTCTAGGTTACACACTGAAGCCTTCAGCGCGGAGAAGAAGGCCACGGCTTCGTCGCAGGCGAGGCAGACCGTCACTTCCAGCGGCATGTTTAGCCATAAAGAGAGCTCTTCGCATTCAAACATGACAATCTTAAGTAAAAACCTCACAACGAAATCCATGCTCCTATCCTCACAG ATGAGTCAACTGTTGAACGGGACGATAAAACCGGGCGACGAAGACCTCACCGACTTGACGTTCGAGGATCTAGACAAACTGAACGCGAACTCGAACGAGAAAGACGTCAACTCGGCCATCCAGAAGTACTCGCATCGGATGAACGCCTTCATCGCGGCCATCAAGAACAACCAGATGGACATGAAGAGCGCCGGAGTGCATTTCAACAAATTGAACGAAATGCTCCGAAGGGCGTGGGCCGTCCCCACCTACGGACACGAATTGGGCTACACCCTGTGCAACGCGCTCCGGACGTCCGGCGGCCTCGACATTCTCATGGAGAACTGTCTCGAGTCCGACAACCCCGACCTGCAGTTTTCCTCCGCGAAACTACTCGAGCAGTGCCTGACCACGGAGAACAGAGCCCACGTCGTCGAAAACGGGCTCGAGAAGGTAGTCAACGTCGCCTGCGCGTGCACCAAGCAGGCCAACGCGGACCACTCCCGCATAGGCACCGGCATTCTGGAGCACCTGTTCAAGCACAGCGAGGGCACCTGCGGCGACGTCATCAAGCTGGGAGGCCTCGACGCCGTGCTCTTCGAGTGCCGGAAGAACGACATCGAGACCCTGCGGCATTGCGCCACGGCCCTGGCCAACCTGTCCCTGTACGGCGGGGCCGACAACCAGGAGGCCATGATCAAGAGGAAGGTCCCGATGTGGCTGTTCCCTCTGGCGTTTCACCACGACGACAACATCAAGTACTACGCGTGCCTGGCGATCGCCGTGCTGGTCGCCAACAAGGAGATCGAAGCGGCCGTCCTGAAGTCCGGCACCTTGGACCTGGTGGAACCTTTCGTGACCTCGCACAATCCGTCCGAATTCGCTCGCTCGAACCTCGCCCACGCCCACGGCCAGAGCAAGAACTGGCTGCAGAGACTCGTCCCGGTGCTCAGCTCCAAGAGGGAGGAGGCCCGGAACCTGGCCGCTTTCCACTTCTGCATGGAGGCCGGCATCAAGAAGCAGCAGGGCAACACCGAGATCTTCAAGGAGATCGGCGCGATCGAGTCTCTCAAGAAAGTCGCGAGCTGCCCCAACGCCGTGGCCTCGAAGTACGCCGCCCAAGCTCTCAGGCTGATAGGCGAAGAGGTGCCGCACAAGCTGTCGCAGCAGGTGCCCCTGTGGTCCATCGAGGACGTCCGCGAATGGGTCAAGCAGATCGGCTTCTCGGAGTACGCGACCAACTTCTACGAAAGCCGGGTGGACGGAGACCTTCTGCTGCAGATCACGGAGGAGAACCTCAAAGAGGACATCGGCTTACACAACGGAATCAAGAGGAAGAG ATTCACGAGAGAACTGCAGCAGCTGAAGAAGATGGCGGACTACAGCTCGCGGGACACCGGCAACCTCAACGACTTCCTTCAGGGCATCGGCCTGGAGTACACCATCTACACGTACTCCATGCTCAACGCCGGAGTGGACAAGGAGTCCATCCGGGGCCTCAGCGACGAGCAGCTGGAGAAGGAGTGCCACATCCTCAACAGCATTCACCGCTTGAGGATACTGAACGCTATACGGG CATACGAAAGCAGACTTCCGATCAAAGGCGAAGAGAACTTAGAAAAGAACCTAGACGTGTTCGTCAGCTATAGAAGATCCAACGGCTCCCAGCTGGCCAGCCTTCTGAAGGTCCACCTCCAAGTCCGGGGATTCACGGTTTTCATCGACGTGGAGAGACTGGAGGCGGGCAAATtcgataataatttattgcaaagcATCAAACAGGCGAAGCACTTCCTCTTGGTGCTGACGCCCAACGCCTTGGACAGGTGCAAGCACGACAACGAGCAGAAGGACTGGGTTCATCGG GAAATCGTGGCGGCCTTGCAGTCGCAGTGCAACATCGTCCCGATAATCGACAACTTCGAATGGCCCGAGCCGGAGGAGTTGCCGGAGGACATGAGGGCCGTCTGCCACTTCAACGGGGTGAGGTGGATCCACGACTACCAGGACGCGTGTGTCGAGAAACTGGAGAG CTTCCTCCGGGGCAAGTCGAACCTGGCCAACCGACTGGAGAGCCTCCGACCGGCGGCCGTGTCCGCCCTCCCCCGGGGGCCCTCGTACCAGCGCATGCACTCCACCGAGAGCCGCTCCAGCGACAAGGCCGATTGA
- the LOC125054606 gene encoding peptidyl-prolyl cis-trans isomerase H, translated as MPTWNQIQSQLRNPNNPVVFFDITVGTTEIGRMIFELFADVVPKTSENFREFCTGEYRRDGVPLGFKGATFHRVIKDFMIQGGDFVNGDGTGVMSIYGGSTFADENFALKHDSPGLLSMANSGKDTNGCQFFITCAKCNFLDNKHVVFGRVIDGLLVMRKIENVPTGPNNKPKIPVTISQCGQM; from the exons ATGCCTACTTGGAACCAAATTCAATCCCAACTTCGTAATCCGAACAATCCTGTGGTATTTTTTGATATAACCGTTGGAACAACt GAAATAGGCAGAATGATTTTTGAGCTATTTGCTGATGTTGTGCCAAAGACAAGTGAAAATTTTAGAGAGTTTTGTACAGGAGAATATAGGAGGGATGGAGTTCCACTAGGTTTCAAAGGTGCAACGTTTCATAGAGTTATTAAAGACTTCATGATACAAGGTGGTGATTTTGTCAAT gGTGATGGAACTGGTGTTATGAGTATATATGGAGGCAGTACATTTGCAGATGAAAATTTTGCATTAAAACATGATTCACCAGGCTTGCTTTCTATGGCAAACAGTGGAAAAGACACAAATGGATGTCAGTTTTTCATAACTTGTGCTAAATGTAATTTTCTTGATAATAAGCATGTTGTGTTTGGAAGAGTAATAGATGGACTTTTAGTCATgagaaaaatagaaaatgtgCCCACTGGTCCaaataataaaccaaaaaTACCTGTTACAATATCACAGTGTGgacaaatgtaa
- the LOC125054349 gene encoding NAD(+) hydrolase sarm1 isoform X7, translating to MENLKKTSLVSRQNQTLNTQVSSSSKQQMVSSSTSSSAASSQRVQSSSQRASSIKSDLSELKSSISEMKTLSNTAALNFGQRLRSSMENIVDQDDIKERHIPDIREMGDIGDMGDMTDLAGDGPLVTFPESDTPPPDKPCLLAPASATIASLGSSAANELKYSAARSSSASSTRVITDGFSASKSAANSSRMRRLQHGDMQYAEHSATGASHRLLQAEGLTAEQNAAYLQEKRSLQAGEVTAQEANNMSATSSRLHTEAFSAEKKATASSQARQTVTSSGMFSHKESSSHSNMTILSKNLTTKSMLLSSQMSQLLNGTIKPGDEDLTDLTFEDLDKLNANSNEKDVNSAIQKYSHRMNAFIAAIKNNQMDMKSAGVHFNKLNEMLRRAWAVPTYGHELGYTLCNALRTSGGLDILMENCLESDNPDLQFSSAKLLEQCLTTENRAHVVENGLEKVVNVACACTKQANADHSRIGTGILEHLFKHSEGTCGDVIKLGGLDAVLFECRKNDIETLRHCATALANLSLYGGADNQEAMIKRKVPMWLFPLAFHHDDNIKYYACLAIAVLVANKEIEAAVLKSGTLDLVEPFVTSHNPSEFARSNLAHAHGQSKNWLQRLVPVLSSKREEARNLAAFHFCMEAGIKKQQGNTEIFKEIGAIESLKKVASCPNAVASKYAAQALRLIGEEVPHKLSQQVPLWSIEDVREWVKQIGFSEYATNFYESRVDGDLLLQITEENLKEDIGLHNGIKRKRFTRELQQLKKMADYSSRDTGNLNDFLQGIGLEYTIYTYSMLNAGVDKESIRGLSDEQLEKECHILNSIHRLRILNAIRAYESRLPIKGEENLEKNLDVFVSYRRSNGSQLASLLKVHLQVRGFTVFIDVERLEAGKFDNNLLQSIKQAKHFLLVLTPNALDRCKHDNEQKDWVHREIVAALQSQCNIVPIIDNFEWPEPEELPEDMRAVCHFNGVRWIHDYQDACVEKLESFLRGKSNLANRLESLRPAAVSALPRGPSYQRMHSTESRSSDKAD from the exons AGCAG ATGGTGTCTAGTTCTACATCGAGCAGCGCGGCCTCGAGCCAGCGCGTTCAAAGTTCATCTCAAAGGGCCAGCTCCATCAAATCCGACTTATCCGAACTAAAGAGCTCCATATCAGAAATGAAGACCCTGAGCAACACGGCAGCTTTAAATTTTGGACAAAG ATTGAGAAGTTCAATGGAGAATATTGTCGACCAGGACGATATAAAAGAGAGACACATCCCAGATATCCGGGAGATGGGGGATATCGGTGACATGGGTGACATGACGGACCTCGCGGGGGACGGTCCTCTAGTGACCTTTCCCGAGTCGGACACCCCGCCTCCCGATAAGCCATGTTTGTTGGCTCCCGCGTCTGCTACGATAGCGTCCTTAGGATCGAGTGCAGCGAACGAATTGAAGTACAGCGCGGCTCGGTCCAGCTCGGCGTCTTCGACGAGAGTGATTACCGACGGATTCAGTGCATCAAAATCGGCGGCGAACAGCTCGCGGATGAGGCGGCTGCAGCATGGGGACATGCAGTACGCAGAACACAGTGCGACTGGCGCCTCACACAGACTGTTGCAGGCGGAAGGGTTAACGGCGGAGCAGAACGCCGCTTATCTCCAG GAAAAGCGATCTTTGCAAGCCGGAGAAGTGACGGCTCAAGAGGCGAACAACATGTCCGCGACGAGTTCTAGGTTACACACTGAAGCCTTCAGCGCGGAGAAGAAGGCCACGGCTTCGTCGCAGGCGAGGCAGACCGTCACTTCCAGCGGCATGTTTAGCCATAAAGAGAGCTCTTCGCATTCAAACATGACAATCTTAAGTAAAAACCTCACAACGAAATCCATGCTCCTATCCTCACAG ATGAGTCAACTGTTGAACGGGACGATAAAACCGGGCGACGAAGACCTCACCGACTTGACGTTCGAGGATCTAGACAAACTGAACGCGAACTCGAACGAGAAAGACGTCAACTCGGCCATCCAGAAGTACTCGCATCGGATGAACGCCTTCATCGCGGCCATCAAGAACAACCAGATGGACATGAAGAGCGCCGGAGTGCATTTCAACAAATTGAACGAAATGCTCCGAAGGGCGTGGGCCGTCCCCACCTACGGACACGAATTGGGCTACACCCTGTGCAACGCGCTCCGGACGTCCGGCGGCCTCGACATTCTCATGGAGAACTGTCTCGAGTCCGACAACCCCGACCTGCAGTTTTCCTCCGCGAAACTACTCGAGCAGTGCCTGACCACGGAGAACAGAGCCCACGTCGTCGAAAACGGGCTCGAGAAGGTAGTCAACGTCGCCTGCGCGTGCACCAAGCAGGCCAACGCGGACCACTCCCGCATAGGCACCGGCATTCTGGAGCACCTGTTCAAGCACAGCGAGGGCACCTGCGGCGACGTCATCAAGCTGGGAGGCCTCGACGCCGTGCTCTTCGAGTGCCGGAAGAACGACATCGAGACCCTGCGGCATTGCGCCACGGCCCTGGCCAACCTGTCCCTGTACGGCGGGGCCGACAACCAGGAGGCCATGATCAAGAGGAAGGTCCCGATGTGGCTGTTCCCTCTGGCGTTTCACCACGACGACAACATCAAGTACTACGCGTGCCTGGCGATCGCCGTGCTGGTCGCCAACAAGGAGATCGAAGCGGCCGTCCTGAAGTCCGGCACCTTGGACCTGGTGGAACCTTTCGTGACCTCGCACAATCCGTCCGAATTCGCTCGCTCGAACCTCGCCCACGCCCACGGCCAGAGCAAGAACTGGCTGCAGAGACTCGTCCCGGTGCTCAGCTCCAAGAGGGAGGAGGCCCGGAACCTGGCCGCTTTCCACTTCTGCATGGAGGCCGGCATCAAGAAGCAGCAGGGCAACACCGAGATCTTCAAGGAGATCGGCGCGATCGAGTCTCTCAAGAAAGTCGCGAGCTGCCCCAACGCCGTGGCCTCGAAGTACGCCGCCCAAGCTCTCAGGCTGATAGGCGAAGAGGTGCCGCACAAGCTGTCGCAGCAGGTGCCCCTGTGGTCCATCGAGGACGTCCGCGAATGGGTCAAGCAGATCGGCTTCTCGGAGTACGCGACCAACTTCTACGAAAGCCGGGTGGACGGAGACCTTCTGCTGCAGATCACGGAGGAGAACCTCAAAGAGGACATCGGCTTACACAACGGAATCAAGAGGAAGAG ATTCACGAGAGAACTGCAGCAGCTGAAGAAGATGGCGGACTACAGCTCGCGGGACACCGGCAACCTCAACGACTTCCTTCAGGGCATCGGCCTGGAGTACACCATCTACACGTACTCCATGCTCAACGCCGGAGTGGACAAGGAGTCCATCCGGGGCCTCAGCGACGAGCAGCTGGAGAAGGAGTGCCACATCCTCAACAGCATTCACCGCTTGAGGATACTGAACGCTATACGGG CATACGAAAGCAGACTTCCGATCAAAGGCGAAGAGAACTTAGAAAAGAACCTAGACGTGTTCGTCAGCTATAGAAGATCCAACGGCTCCCAGCTGGCCAGCCTTCTGAAGGTCCACCTCCAAGTCCGGGGATTCACGGTTTTCATCGACGTGGAGAGACTGGAGGCGGGCAAATtcgataataatttattgcaaagcATCAAACAGGCGAAGCACTTCCTCTTGGTGCTGACGCCCAACGCCTTGGACAGGTGCAAGCACGACAACGAGCAGAAGGACTGGGTTCATCGG GAAATCGTGGCGGCCTTGCAGTCGCAGTGCAACATCGTCCCGATAATCGACAACTTCGAATGGCCCGAGCCGGAGGAGTTGCCGGAGGACATGAGGGCCGTCTGCCACTTCAACGGGGTGAGGTGGATCCACGACTACCAGGACGCGTGTGTCGAGAAACTGGAGAG CTTCCTCCGGGGCAAGTCGAACCTGGCCAACCGACTGGAGAGCCTCCGACCGGCGGCCGTGTCCGCCCTCCCCCGGGGGCCCTCGTACCAGCGCATGCACTCCACCGAGAGCCGCTCCAGCGACAAGGCCGATTGA
- the LOC125054605 gene encoding coenzyme Q-binding protein COQ10 homolog A, mitochondrial — MTTTKPYIFASRILSFQGHYRNRLRDLESHCQCLLVWQNKRSFFTLPKQKRSREYCGRQLVGFSMDQMFEVVSDVENYYKFVPWCKKSLVLTKSPSKLTADLIVGFPPINESYTSNVTLLKPHLVKAECTDGKMFNHLLTLWRFSPGLKKEQKSCVVDFQISFEFRSAFHSHLSNLFFDQVARQMEGAFIKEVERRYGQPTMEPKNLLLNNQALKS, encoded by the exons ATGACTACTACAAAACCCTATATTTTTGCATCACGAATTTTAAG ttttcAGGGCCATTACAGAAATAGACTAAGAGATTTGGAAAGTCATTGTCAATGTCTCTTAGTTTGGCAAAATAAAAGATCATTCTTTACATTGCCAAAACAAAAGCGATCGCGCGAATATTGTGGGAGACAACTAGTGGG ATTCTCAATGGATCAAATGTTTGAAGTAGTGTCAGAtgtagaaaattattacaaatttgtACCCTGGTGTAAAAAGTCATTAGTATTGACAAAATCTCCGAGTAAGCTCACAGCTGACCTTATTGTAGGATTTCCTCCTATTAATGAGAGTTATACATCTAATGTAACTCTATTAAAACCACACTTAGTCAAAGCTGAATGCACAGATGGTAAAATGTTTAACCATCTTTTAACATTATGGCGCTTTAGCCCTGGCTTGAAAAAGGAACAGAAGTCATGTGTTGTTGATTTTCAAATATCTTTTGAATTTCGTTCAGCCTTTCATTCTCATTTgtccaatttattttttgaccaAGTCGCTAGACAAATGGAGGGTGCATTCATAAAAGAAGTTGAAAGAAGATATGGACAACCAACAATGGaaccaaaaaatttacttttaaataaccaAGCATTAAAAAGTTGA
- the LOC125054349 gene encoding NAD(+) hydrolase sarm1 isoform X5, which produces MVVTRVENMASYTTYTGKPKIFFPKKVRSEESLVTPEKTKNNARWIPESGLDGNNTLKHNGSAKDLASVMENLKKTSLVSRQNQTLNTQVSSSSKQQMVSSSTSSSAASSQRVQSSSQRASSIKSDLSELKSSISEMKTLSNTAALNFGQRLRSSMENIVDQDDIKERHIPDIREMGDIGDMGDMTDLAGDGPLVTFPESDTPPPDKPCLLAPASATIASLGSSAANELKYSAARSSSASSTRVITDGFSASKSAANSSRMRRLQHGDMQYAEHSATGASHRLLQAEGLTAEQNAAYLQEKRSLQAGEVTAQEANNMSATSSRLHTEAFSAEKKATASSQARQTVTSSGMFSHKESSSHSNMTILSKNLTTKSMLLSSQMSQLLNGTIKPGDEDLTDLTFEDLDKLNANSNEKDVNSAIQKYSHRMNAFIAAIKNNQMDMKSAGVHFNKLNEMLRRAWAVPTYGHELGYTLCNALRTSGGLDILMENCLESDNPDLQFSSAKLLEQCLTTENRAHVVENGLEKVVNVACACTKQANADHSRIGTGILEHLFKHSEGTCGDVIKLGGLDAVLFECRKNDIETLRHCATALANLSLYGGADNQEAMIKRKVPMWLFPLAFHHDDNIKYYACLAIAVLVANKEIEAAVLKSGTLDLVEPFVTSHNPSEFARSNLAHAHGQSKNWLQRLVPVLSSKREEARNLAAFHFCMEAGIKKQQGNTEIFKEIGAIESLKKVASCPNAVASKYAAQALRLIGEEVPHKLSQQVPLWSIEDVREWVKQIGFSEYATNFYESRVDGDLLLQITEENLKEDIGLHNGIKRKRFTRELQQLKKMADYSSRDTGNLNDFLQGIGLEYTIYTYSMLNAGVDKESIRGLSDEQLEKECHILNSIHRLRILNAIRAYESRLPIKGEENLEKNLDVFVSYRRSNGSQLASLLKVHLQVRGFTVFIDVERLEAGKFDNNLLQSIKQAKHFLLVLTPNALDRCKHDNEQKDWVHREIVAALQSQCNIVPIIDNFEWPEPEELPEDMRAVCHFNGVRWIHDYQDACVEKLESFLRGKSNLANRLESLRPAAVSALPRGPSYQRMHSTESRSSDKAD; this is translated from the exons AGCAG ATGGTGTCTAGTTCTACATCGAGCAGCGCGGCCTCGAGCCAGCGCGTTCAAAGTTCATCTCAAAGGGCCAGCTCCATCAAATCCGACTTATCCGAACTAAAGAGCTCCATATCAGAAATGAAGACCCTGAGCAACACGGCAGCTTTAAATTTTGGACAAAG ATTGAGAAGTTCAATGGAGAATATTGTCGACCAGGACGATATAAAAGAGAGACACATCCCAGATATCCGGGAGATGGGGGATATCGGTGACATGGGTGACATGACGGACCTCGCGGGGGACGGTCCTCTAGTGACCTTTCCCGAGTCGGACACCCCGCCTCCCGATAAGCCATGTTTGTTGGCTCCCGCGTCTGCTACGATAGCGTCCTTAGGATCGAGTGCAGCGAACGAATTGAAGTACAGCGCGGCTCGGTCCAGCTCGGCGTCTTCGACGAGAGTGATTACCGACGGATTCAGTGCATCAAAATCGGCGGCGAACAGCTCGCGGATGAGGCGGCTGCAGCATGGGGACATGCAGTACGCAGAACACAGTGCGACTGGCGCCTCACACAGACTGTTGCAGGCGGAAGGGTTAACGGCGGAGCAGAACGCCGCTTATCTCCAG GAAAAGCGATCTTTGCAAGCCGGAGAAGTGACGGCTCAAGAGGCGAACAACATGTCCGCGACGAGTTCTAGGTTACACACTGAAGCCTTCAGCGCGGAGAAGAAGGCCACGGCTTCGTCGCAGGCGAGGCAGACCGTCACTTCCAGCGGCATGTTTAGCCATAAAGAGAGCTCTTCGCATTCAAACATGACAATCTTAAGTAAAAACCTCACAACGAAATCCATGCTCCTATCCTCACAG ATGAGTCAACTGTTGAACGGGACGATAAAACCGGGCGACGAAGACCTCACCGACTTGACGTTCGAGGATCTAGACAAACTGAACGCGAACTCGAACGAGAAAGACGTCAACTCGGCCATCCAGAAGTACTCGCATCGGATGAACGCCTTCATCGCGGCCATCAAGAACAACCAGATGGACATGAAGAGCGCCGGAGTGCATTTCAACAAATTGAACGAAATGCTCCGAAGGGCGTGGGCCGTCCCCACCTACGGACACGAATTGGGCTACACCCTGTGCAACGCGCTCCGGACGTCCGGCGGCCTCGACATTCTCATGGAGAACTGTCTCGAGTCCGACAACCCCGACCTGCAGTTTTCCTCCGCGAAACTACTCGAGCAGTGCCTGACCACGGAGAACAGAGCCCACGTCGTCGAAAACGGGCTCGAGAAGGTAGTCAACGTCGCCTGCGCGTGCACCAAGCAGGCCAACGCGGACCACTCCCGCATAGGCACCGGCATTCTGGAGCACCTGTTCAAGCACAGCGAGGGCACCTGCGGCGACGTCATCAAGCTGGGAGGCCTCGACGCCGTGCTCTTCGAGTGCCGGAAGAACGACATCGAGACCCTGCGGCATTGCGCCACGGCCCTGGCCAACCTGTCCCTGTACGGCGGGGCCGACAACCAGGAGGCCATGATCAAGAGGAAGGTCCCGATGTGGCTGTTCCCTCTGGCGTTTCACCACGACGACAACATCAAGTACTACGCGTGCCTGGCGATCGCCGTGCTGGTCGCCAACAAGGAGATCGAAGCGGCCGTCCTGAAGTCCGGCACCTTGGACCTGGTGGAACCTTTCGTGACCTCGCACAATCCGTCCGAATTCGCTCGCTCGAACCTCGCCCACGCCCACGGCCAGAGCAAGAACTGGCTGCAGAGACTCGTCCCGGTGCTCAGCTCCAAGAGGGAGGAGGCCCGGAACCTGGCCGCTTTCCACTTCTGCATGGAGGCCGGCATCAAGAAGCAGCAGGGCAACACCGAGATCTTCAAGGAGATCGGCGCGATCGAGTCTCTCAAGAAAGTCGCGAGCTGCCCCAACGCCGTGGCCTCGAAGTACGCCGCCCAAGCTCTCAGGCTGATAGGCGAAGAGGTGCCGCACAAGCTGTCGCAGCAGGTGCCCCTGTGGTCCATCGAGGACGTCCGCGAATGGGTCAAGCAGATCGGCTTCTCGGAGTACGCGACCAACTTCTACGAAAGCCGGGTGGACGGAGACCTTCTGCTGCAGATCACGGAGGAGAACCTCAAAGAGGACATCGGCTTACACAACGGAATCAAGAGGAAGAG ATTCACGAGAGAACTGCAGCAGCTGAAGAAGATGGCGGACTACAGCTCGCGGGACACCGGCAACCTCAACGACTTCCTTCAGGGCATCGGCCTGGAGTACACCATCTACACGTACTCCATGCTCAACGCCGGAGTGGACAAGGAGTCCATCCGGGGCCTCAGCGACGAGCAGCTGGAGAAGGAGTGCCACATCCTCAACAGCATTCACCGCTTGAGGATACTGAACGCTATACGGG CATACGAAAGCAGACTTCCGATCAAAGGCGAAGAGAACTTAGAAAAGAACCTAGACGTGTTCGTCAGCTATAGAAGATCCAACGGCTCCCAGCTGGCCAGCCTTCTGAAGGTCCACCTCCAAGTCCGGGGATTCACGGTTTTCATCGACGTGGAGAGACTGGAGGCGGGCAAATtcgataataatttattgcaaagcATCAAACAGGCGAAGCACTTCCTCTTGGTGCTGACGCCCAACGCCTTGGACAGGTGCAAGCACGACAACGAGCAGAAGGACTGGGTTCATCGG GAAATCGTGGCGGCCTTGCAGTCGCAGTGCAACATCGTCCCGATAATCGACAACTTCGAATGGCCCGAGCCGGAGGAGTTGCCGGAGGACATGAGGGCCGTCTGCCACTTCAACGGGGTGAGGTGGATCCACGACTACCAGGACGCGTGTGTCGAGAAACTGGAGAG CTTCCTCCGGGGCAAGTCGAACCTGGCCAACCGACTGGAGAGCCTCCGACCGGCGGCCGTGTCCGCCCTCCCCCGGGGGCCCTCGTACCAGCGCATGCACTCCACCGAGAGCCGCTCCAGCGACAAGGCCGATTGA